In Thermobaculum terrenum ATCC BAA-798, one genomic interval encodes:
- a CDS encoding NAD-dependent epimerase/dehydratase family protein: MSGGTALVTGGCGFVGRHVVSRLLAEGWDVWVIDNTSTGKPPEGWVPAVRTIRRTDGAATYVCPGGASLTFIPGDVRQVLRAAIDARMLPPFNLVCHLAAVVGGRMKIDGDPLAVATDLSIDAEFFNWAIRANPDRVLYASSSAAYPVDLQESEGHVALREDMIDFERGRLGMPDMTYGWAKLTGEYLARIAAQKYGLHVACVRPFSGYGEDQDESYPVPAIAARAARREDPLTVWGSGQQGRDFVHIDDCVEAMLRAVEVISDGSAVNIGSGKLTTFLEVAAMFARLEGYEPEIKPLVDKPVGVQARYADPSRARQLLGWAPSISLEEGFRRVLEAARRRHASPLEVV, encoded by the coding sequence ATGAGCGGTGGAACCGCGTTGGTCACAGGTGGCTGTGGGTTCGTGGGCCGGCACGTGGTAAGCCGGCTGCTAGCTGAGGGATGGGATGTGTGGGTGATCGATAACACCTCCACGGGCAAGCCTCCGGAAGGGTGGGTCCCGGCGGTGCGCACGATCCGTCGGACCGATGGCGCTGCGACCTACGTCTGTCCGGGCGGTGCCAGCTTGACCTTCATCCCGGGCGATGTCCGACAGGTGCTGAGGGCAGCGATCGATGCCCGTATGCTGCCTCCCTTTAACCTGGTGTGCCATCTGGCCGCCGTGGTGGGAGGCAGGATGAAGATAGATGGAGACCCGCTCGCGGTGGCCACCGACCTCTCCATAGACGCCGAGTTCTTCAACTGGGCGATAAGGGCCAATCCCGATCGGGTGCTGTACGCCAGCTCGAGCGCGGCCTACCCTGTAGACCTGCAGGAGAGCGAGGGGCACGTGGCCCTGAGGGAGGACATGATCGACTTCGAGCGGGGGCGCCTGGGCATGCCCGACATGACCTATGGCTGGGCCAAGCTCACGGGTGAGTACCTCGCCAGGATCGCAGCCCAGAAGTACGGCCTGCATGTGGCCTGCGTCAGGCCGTTCTCGGGGTACGGCGAGGATCAGGATGAGTCCTACCCTGTGCCCGCCATCGCCGCGAGGGCAGCCCGCAGGGAGGATCCACTGACCGTGTGGGGCTCCGGCCAACAGGGCAGGGACTTCGTGCACATCGATGACTGCGTGGAGGCCATGCTCAGGGCCGTGGAGGTCATAAGCGACGGCAGCGCGGTGAACATAGGCTCCGGCAAGCTCACCACTTTCCTGGAGGTTGCCGCGATGTTCGCGCGCCTGGAAGGCTACGAGCCCGAGATCAAGCCCCTGGTGGACAAGCCCGTGGGGGTGCAGGCGCGCTACGCCGACCCGTCCCGGGCAAGGCAGCTGTTGGGCTGGGCTCCCTCCATCAGCCTTGAAGAGGGCTTTAGGAGGGTGCTCGAGGCCGCAAGGCGGCGCCATGCCTCCCCCCTGGAGGTCGTCTAG
- a CDS encoding glycosyltransferase, with product MTVTNTGKPKVCVISEDLSGPPDEGVKKFTWEISRALAEMTEIRVISTKGPVQLPGVRLVPTSKTFLSYRLRRELAAFGPDLILYAARGSATFFSILRARLLQTYSPRARVAMLALQTRYHRPWQRPVLRLLAPGPLCAQSQPNKIYLEGLGLDCMLLPSGIDTHTFAPLPEPARSELRGIYGLDASRPVVLHVGHLVRGRRVEVLGDLARRGLQAVLVVSSSMAQDDELGRELEAAGVKLIRDYVPRVESLYQMADCYLFPVESTDNAIEVPLSVLEAMSCDLPVATTKFGGLVELFGEGPHQALRFCSSREELLQATIQLAAERPGGNRALVDRYSWSRIAEMLLERCLHRGAEAGVQNRSGQALQEVREA from the coding sequence TTGACCGTAACTAACACAGGCAAGCCCAAGGTGTGCGTGATCAGCGAGGATCTGTCCGGCCCACCGGACGAGGGCGTGAAGAAGTTCACCTGGGAGATCAGCAGGGCGCTGGCGGAGATGACCGAGATCAGGGTGATATCCACGAAGGGTCCCGTCCAGCTGCCGGGAGTGCGGCTTGTGCCCACGAGCAAGACCTTCCTGAGCTATCGACTGCGGAGGGAGCTGGCTGCCTTCGGGCCCGACCTCATCCTGTACGCTGCCAGGGGATCGGCCACCTTCTTCTCGATACTCAGGGCCAGGTTGCTGCAGACCTACAGCCCCCGGGCCAGGGTAGCGATGCTCGCCCTGCAGACCAGGTACCACAGACCATGGCAGCGACCGGTGCTCAGGCTGCTGGCGCCGGGGCCGCTTTGCGCCCAATCGCAACCCAACAAGATCTATCTCGAGGGGCTGGGACTCGATTGCATGCTGCTGCCCAGCGGCATCGACACCCACACCTTCGCCCCCCTGCCGGAGCCTGCCAGGTCGGAGCTAAGGGGCATCTACGGCCTGGACGCGTCCAGGCCGGTCGTGCTCCACGTGGGCCACCTGGTGAGGGGAAGAAGGGTGGAGGTGCTCGGGGATCTGGCGCGCCGGGGGTTGCAGGCGGTGCTGGTGGTCAGCTCCAGCATGGCCCAGGACGATGAGCTGGGCAGGGAGCTGGAGGCGGCGGGCGTAAAGCTGATAAGGGACTACGTGCCTCGGGTCGAGAGCCTCTACCAGATGGCCGACTGCTACCTCTTCCCCGTGGAGTCGACGGACAACGCTATAGAGGTGCCGCTGTCGGTGCTGGAGGCCATGTCGTGCGACCTGCCCGTGGCCACCACCAAGTTCGGCGGCCTGGTGGAGCTGTTCGGCGAAGGCCCCCACCAGGCACTGAGGTTCTGCAGCTCCAGGGAGGAGCTGCTGCAGGCGACGATCCAGCTCGCGGCCGAGAGGCCGGGGGGCAACAGGGCGCTGGTGGACAGGTACTCTTGGTCCCGCATAGCGGAGATGTTGCTGGAGCGCTGCCTGCACCGGGGCGCCGAGGCAGGCGTTCAAAATCGATCAGGGCAAGCATTGCAGGAGGTGAGAGAAGCATGA
- a CDS encoding glycosyltransferase family 2 protein gives MPIAPSISVIIPCFNRARYLRACLESLGDIMEEDWEVIVVDDGSTEDIRAVVESALPSARYIRQENQGAGAARNTGIMAANGRYLRFLDSDDCLIAGEGLRLQAEIMDADPDIGLVYGQAIKVDEGGNPIGVRRSPWPGGDYVRAGLDEMAKLLFYSYMTTSTTLVRRAALETVGAFRADLPTGQDWELWLRIARHYKVGYVDTPIAIYRVHADSITGKKLAKTMLATHTQVLRELLSDPEVARRHGKLHPSIRVNLQLRASHMAWISGQNAESRAYAIDALRLVLTAHKWGYLAPSLRMLAISISPLGVTRRLRSLTNGLSFRTSKLPEITTRR, from the coding sequence ATGCCCATTGCACCATCTATATCGGTAATAATCCCGTGCTTCAATCGCGCTCGCTACCTTCGGGCATGCCTGGAGTCGCTAGGAGACATCATGGAGGAGGACTGGGAGGTCATAGTAGTCGATGACGGTTCCACCGAGGACATAAGGGCTGTGGTGGAGTCCGCGCTTCCCTCAGCACGCTACATCAGGCAGGAGAACCAGGGTGCTGGTGCCGCAAGGAACACGGGCATAATGGCCGCCAACGGGAGGTATCTGAGGTTCCTGGACTCCGACGACTGCCTGATAGCGGGGGAGGGGCTAAGGCTGCAGGCGGAGATCATGGATGCCGACCCGGACATCGGGCTGGTGTACGGGCAGGCGATCAAGGTGGACGAGGGAGGCAACCCCATAGGGGTGCGCAGATCCCCCTGGCCAGGGGGAGACTACGTGCGCGCCGGGTTGGACGAGATGGCCAAGCTGCTGTTCTACAGCTATATGACCACATCCACCACCCTGGTGAGGAGAGCGGCTCTGGAGACGGTGGGAGCTTTCAGGGCGGACCTGCCGACCGGACAAGATTGGGAGCTGTGGCTTCGGATAGCCAGGCATTACAAGGTCGGCTACGTCGACACACCCATAGCTATCTACAGAGTGCATGCAGACAGCATCACAGGTAAGAAATTAGCCAAGACTATGCTAGCAACACATACTCAGGTGTTAAGAGAGCTACTCAGTGATCCAGAGGTAGCACGAAGACATGGCAAGCTGCACCCCAGCATAAGAGTCAACCTGCAGTTGCGTGCATCGCACATGGCCTGGATAAGCGGGCAAAACGCTGAGAGCAGAGCGTACGCCATAGATGCATTGCGCCTAGTACTGACTGCACACAAGTGGGGATACCTAGCACCATCTCTCAGGATGCTGGCTATCAGCATCTCTCCTTTGGGGGTCACCAGGAGACTAAGGTCCTTGACAAACGGCTTAAGTTTCCGAACGAGCAAGCTACCTGAGATAACCACAAGGAGATGA
- a CDS encoding glycosyltransferase family 2 protein → MKVGICIATYRRPQALERCLRSLGEARIPQDAEIEVFVVDNDPTASAKRVVETLSPILTFPLHYCIEPRKGIPFARNKAARLAASCTFIAFIDDDETVHRDWLVHLLEAQRRFEADLVAGPALPVLDPQAPEWALTSRLFHKRRMPTGERIDWASTCNCLVRTSKLFEIPGPFDQRLANTGGSDRLLTLQLSRRGCKLVWCDEALVMDHIPLERTTAKWYLQRKYREGNTIAVCEALLPPNIRKGMHRVAAKALLSLVLTLPHTPRLIVPDTATRLKILGRLLTSIGILAGLLGHRYREYDRQPPNNTP, encoded by the coding sequence ATGAAGGTAGGGATCTGCATAGCAACGTATAGGCGCCCTCAAGCTCTGGAGAGATGCCTCCGGAGCTTAGGAGAAGCCCGCATCCCCCAAGATGCGGAGATAGAGGTATTCGTGGTGGACAACGACCCAACTGCATCAGCAAAGCGCGTAGTGGAAACCCTAAGCCCAATCCTAACCTTCCCCCTCCATTACTGCATCGAACCCAGGAAGGGCATACCCTTTGCCCGCAACAAGGCAGCACGATTAGCGGCAAGCTGCACCTTTATAGCCTTCATCGACGACGACGAGACCGTTCACAGGGATTGGCTAGTACATCTGCTGGAGGCGCAGAGGAGATTCGAGGCGGATCTTGTGGCCGGGCCTGCATTGCCGGTGCTCGATCCTCAGGCTCCTGAGTGGGCCTTGACGAGCAGGCTGTTCCATAAACGCAGGATGCCTACAGGCGAGCGCATAGATTGGGCGAGCACCTGCAACTGCCTGGTGCGTACCTCAAAGCTGTTCGAGATCCCAGGTCCTTTCGACCAAAGGCTAGCAAACACCGGTGGTTCAGATCGATTATTGACTTTGCAGCTATCCAGACGAGGGTGCAAGCTTGTATGGTGTGATGAAGCCCTGGTGATGGATCACATCCCCTTGGAACGCACGACTGCTAAGTGGTACCTGCAAAGAAAGTACAGAGAGGGCAATACTATAGCCGTGTGCGAGGCCCTGCTTCCCCCCAACATACGTAAAGGAATGCACAGAGTTGCAGCCAAAGCACTGCTTTCCCTAGTACTGACCCTACCGCATACACCTCGGCTGATCGTTCCAGATACTGCAACCAGGCTCAAGATCCTTGGCAGGCTTCTCACGAGCATTGGTATCCTAGCGGGACTCCTGGGCCATAGATATCGCGAATACGATAGGCAGCCGCCCAACAACACACCGTAG
- a CDS encoding glycosyltransferase family 2 protein, whose product MITYKRPKGLHRCLQSLQLLQFRLSSTPHISIFVVDNDPSASAQPIVQQLQTLSKWPITYDVEPIRGISYARNRAVSLAKDCDFIAFIDDDEYADPFWLDELLETQRLHNADVVAGSVIPEFEGKPPAWVVDGGFFEKRWAKTGEEIRSAHTANVLIRRQVLAGVEGPFDPRFALTGGSDTLLSLRLKRTGSKIVWCERSVVWESIPPSRSNFSWVIRRAYRIGNTRVRCEKALPPNLRRSMRSLVMGAGFTLLRESLKLAPSLLLQGKVRAIKRLTWMATACEIITGFLGIGYEEYRQIHGS is encoded by the coding sequence GTGATCACCTACAAGAGACCCAAAGGCCTCCACAGATGCCTCCAGTCCCTCCAACTCCTCCAGTTCAGACTCTCCTCCACACCCCACATCTCCATCTTCGTCGTCGATAACGACCCCTCAGCCTCCGCTCAACCCATCGTCCAACAACTCCAAACCCTCTCCAAATGGCCCATCACCTACGACGTCGAGCCCATCAGAGGCATCTCCTACGCCCGCAACCGCGCAGTCTCCCTGGCCAAAGACTGTGACTTCATCGCCTTCATCGATGACGACGAGTACGCCGACCCCTTCTGGCTGGATGAGCTGCTGGAAACCCAGAGACTCCACAACGCCGACGTCGTCGCAGGCTCCGTCATCCCAGAGTTCGAGGGCAAGCCGCCTGCCTGGGTCGTCGACGGCGGGTTCTTTGAGAAGAGGTGGGCCAAAACCGGGGAGGAGATCCGCTCGGCGCACACCGCCAACGTGCTCATCAGGAGGCAAGTGCTCGCGGGAGTGGAGGGGCCGTTCGATCCTCGTTTCGCCCTGACCGGAGGCTCCGATACCCTGCTCTCTCTGAGGCTGAAGAGGACTGGATCCAAGATCGTATGGTGCGAGCGCAGCGTGGTCTGGGAGTCCATACCTCCAAGCCGGAGCAACTTTTCCTGGGTGATCAGGAGGGCCTACCGCATAGGCAACACGAGGGTACGGTGCGAGAAGGCGCTGCCCCCCAACCTCAGGCGGAGCATGCGCAGCCTGGTGATGGGAGCGGGCTTCACTTTGCTGAGGGAGAGCCTCAAGCTAGCGCCATCGCTGCTGCTGCAGGGCAAGGTCAGGGCGATCAAGAGGCTGACGTGGATGGCCACGGCCTGTGAGATAATCACGGGCTTCCTGGGTATCGGGTACGAGGAGTACAGGCAGATCCACGGCAGCTAG
- a CDS encoding ABC transporter ATP-binding protein, producing the protein MGELAIQAHGLGKRYFIGERQRYKALRDTLAQSMSIPIRAIGTLAGRARGSVGSKYRPEFWAIRDVSFEIKQGEVVGIVGRNGAGKSTLLKVLSRITEPTAGYAMIHGRVGSLLEVGTGFHPELTGRENIYLNGAVLGMPKSEIERKFDEIVEFAEVSKFLDTPVKHYSSGMYLRLAFAVAAHLEPEILLVDEVLAVGDAAFQKKCLGKMSDVARAGRTVLFVSHNMEAILNLCQRTILLESGTVSADGDTRQVIEGYLKAVMESASIPLAERTDRKGNQRLKFTGVTVVDAVTGEPLPQPMTGQAIKLLLHYRSSDGRPLRNVHVSMPIHGMYDEKLFHLASNTSGSDFEEVPPEGTFECFIPRLPLQPGRYTFNVYSRVGSDLADWVQGAGILDVAPGDFFGSGRLPPANQGSVLVEHRWQVSAPERLFVLSGDPGL; encoded by the coding sequence GTGGGAGAGTTGGCTATTCAGGCCCATGGACTGGGCAAGAGGTACTTTATAGGTGAGAGGCAGCGGTACAAAGCCCTAAGGGATACCCTTGCGCAGAGTATGTCTATTCCCATCAGGGCCATCGGCACCCTCGCTGGTCGAGCTCGAGGCTCCGTTGGGAGCAAGTATCGCCCGGAGTTCTGGGCCATAAGGGATGTATCGTTCGAGATCAAACAAGGCGAGGTTGTCGGTATAGTCGGCCGCAACGGTGCGGGCAAGAGCACGCTGCTCAAAGTGCTCTCCAGGATCACGGAGCCCACGGCGGGCTATGCCATGATCCACGGGCGCGTGGGCTCATTGCTCGAGGTGGGCACGGGCTTCCATCCCGAGCTCACCGGCAGGGAGAACATATACCTCAACGGGGCGGTCCTGGGCATGCCGAAGTCCGAGATCGAGCGGAAGTTCGATGAGATCGTGGAGTTCGCCGAGGTCTCCAAGTTCCTGGATACTCCTGTCAAGCACTACTCCAGCGGCATGTACCTGCGGCTGGCGTTCGCGGTGGCTGCTCACCTAGAGCCTGAGATCCTGCTGGTGGATGAGGTATTGGCCGTGGGTGATGCGGCCTTCCAGAAGAAGTGCCTCGGCAAGATGAGCGATGTGGCGAGGGCAGGGCGTACCGTGCTCTTCGTCAGCCACAACATGGAGGCGATACTCAACCTCTGCCAGCGCACCATCCTGCTGGAGAGTGGCACGGTGTCCGCCGATGGTGACACCCGGCAGGTGATAGAAGGTTATCTAAAGGCCGTTATGGAGAGCGCGTCCATCCCGCTTGCGGAGCGCACGGATCGCAAGGGCAACCAGAGGCTGAAGTTCACCGGAGTTACCGTGGTGGACGCGGTCACCGGGGAACCTCTCCCCCAGCCCATGACCGGCCAGGCCATCAAGCTGCTGCTGCACTACCGATCCTCGGATGGCAGGCCGCTGCGCAACGTGCACGTCTCGATGCCCATCCACGGCATGTACGACGAGAAGCTGTTCCACCTGGCCTCCAACACCAGCGGGAGCGACTTCGAAGAGGTACCACCGGAAGGGACATTCGAGTGCTTCATCCCCCGTCTGCCGCTTCAGCCCGGCAGGTACACCTTCAACGTGTACTCAAGGGTGGGGTCAGACTTGGCCGACTGGGTGCAGGGGGCTGGCATCCTCGACGTCGCGCCGGGAGATTTCTTTGGATCCGGGCGCCTCCCACCGGCCAATCAGGGGTCGGTGCTGGTCGAGCATCGTTGGCAGGTGTCCGCGCCGGAGCGGCTGTTCGTGCTCAGCGGCGATCCCGGCCTGTAG
- a CDS encoding ABC transporter permease: protein MAVDELVPVSVAEAAKGRSPRMVMIKPTSGWHLIDLREMWNYRELIYFLTWREVKVRYKQTAIGAAWAVLQPLAMMIVFLLFFNKLAKVDSGNVPYPVFAYAGLMPWQLFSRAITSAASSLVNDRRLITKVYFPRIIVPSATVLAGMVDFAVSTGLLVVLMVIYGVTPGTSLLLVPLVLVLMLVTALGVGFWLSALNAEYRDVAYTMPFLNQFWLFITPVVYPTSLVPEQWRLLYGLNPMAGVVEGFRWAVTGVGPLPWQLMAMSAVVGGAIFLSGMAWFRRCERTFVDVIGSGG, encoded by the coding sequence ATGGCTGTTGATGAGCTCGTGCCTGTGTCGGTTGCGGAGGCGGCAAAGGGTAGGTCCCCCAGAATGGTGATGATCAAGCCCACCAGTGGTTGGCACCTGATCGACCTGCGGGAGATGTGGAACTACAGGGAACTCATATATTTCCTGACCTGGCGAGAGGTCAAGGTCAGGTACAAGCAGACGGCGATCGGCGCCGCCTGGGCGGTGTTGCAGCCCCTGGCGATGATGATCGTGTTCCTGCTGTTCTTCAATAAGCTGGCGAAAGTGGATTCGGGGAACGTGCCCTATCCGGTGTTCGCCTACGCGGGACTCATGCCATGGCAGCTGTTCTCCAGGGCGATCACCAGCGCGGCCTCCAGCCTGGTCAACGATCGGCGCTTGATCACCAAGGTCTACTTCCCTCGCATCATCGTGCCCTCCGCCACGGTGCTCGCGGGCATGGTGGACTTCGCGGTCTCCACCGGCTTGCTAGTGGTGCTCATGGTCATCTACGGGGTGACTCCGGGCACTAGCCTGCTGCTGGTCCCGCTTGTGCTGGTGCTCATGCTGGTCACGGCTCTGGGGGTGGGCTTCTGGCTGTCGGCGCTCAACGCGGAGTACCGCGATGTGGCCTACACGATGCCCTTCCTCAATCAGTTCTGGCTGTTCATCACGCCGGTGGTTTACCCCACCAGCCTAGTACCCGAGCAGTGGCGCCTGCTGTATGGGCTCAACCCCATGGCTGGGGTCGTGGAGGGGTTCCGTTGGGCGGTCACGGGCGTCGGTCCATTGCCCTGGCAGTTGATGGCGATGTCGGCCGTCGTGGGTGGAGCGATCTTCCTGAGCGGCATGGCATGGTTTCGCCGGTGCGAGCGCACCTTCGTTGATGTTATAGGATCTGGAGGTTAG
- a CDS encoding acyltransferase, protein MDGSSAVRQGLRMGKNVRIMGKPRFGSEPYLISIGNNVTISHDVAFLTHDGATWVFRRQPEYRGLMRFGRIDIEDDCFIGARAILMPGIRIGRRAIVGAGAAVTRSVPPNTVVAGLPARHICSTDEYIERALGRCCRYPEEVLRDRRKLKEVLLQELAPVEEAGAQISGF, encoded by the coding sequence GTGGATGGTAGCAGCGCCGTCAGGCAGGGACTGCGGATGGGCAAGAACGTGCGCATCATGGGGAAGCCCAGGTTCGGCAGCGAGCCCTACCTGATAAGCATAGGGAACAACGTCACCATCTCCCACGATGTGGCTTTCCTCACGCACGACGGCGCCACCTGGGTGTTCAGAAGGCAACCCGAGTACAGGGGCTTGATGCGCTTTGGGCGGATAGATATAGAGGACGACTGCTTCATCGGCGCCAGGGCCATCCTCATGCCTGGGATACGCATAGGCAGGAGGGCCATAGTGGGCGCGGGAGCCGCCGTCACGCGATCCGTACCGCCCAACACCGTGGTGGCGGGCTTACCAGCGCGGCACATATGCAGCACGGACGAGTACATCGAGCGCGCCCTGGGCCGATGCTGCCGATACCCGGAGGAGGTGCTCAGGGACAGGCGCAAGCTGAAGGAGGTGCTCCTGCAGGAGCTCGCGCCCGTGGAGGAGGCGGGAGCCCAGATCTCAGGGTTTTAA
- a CDS encoding sulfotransferase family protein has product MTSTDLRTAAADRPYLQSTIHPDRGSPNLRSRARKVAKSFLSIHRPDGSHNIFLFSLPRSGSTWLMELVQTQPGFKTCDEPLDLRNPFVRAHSGLTEWVQLYRSADMPTIAAYFDGFCRGSLHFMDPNPVSRYYRPVTRRIVFKMIHGCEHRLRWFADKFNGRIIYLIRHPIAVALSRESYPTLLPMLRTEYADHFTARQLAAAEKVIRHGDKLECGVLSWCLQTSVPLRHRQDDWVVISYEQMVEEPQRIVEYVCSRLGLPYPDRMLRWIDKPSHVKYKSDQATQQVLESRDAERRHWLVRKWREKVSPEDEMRVMSLLEEFELDAYSPGEPMPAAHLMVS; this is encoded by the coding sequence TTGACCAGCACGGACCTGAGGACGGCCGCGGCCGATAGGCCGTACCTGCAATCGACTATCCATCCAGATCGTGGATCACCGAACCTGCGCTCGAGGGCGCGGAAGGTGGCCAAGAGCTTCCTGAGCATCCACCGACCGGACGGCAGCCACAACATATTCCTGTTCTCGCTGCCCCGCAGCGGCTCCACCTGGTTGATGGAGCTGGTGCAGACCCAACCCGGGTTCAAGACCTGTGATGAACCCCTGGACCTGCGCAACCCGTTCGTGCGTGCCCATTCGGGGTTGACCGAGTGGGTGCAGCTCTACAGGTCGGCCGACATGCCGACCATCGCGGCGTATTTCGATGGCTTCTGTCGGGGGTCTCTGCACTTCATGGACCCCAACCCTGTATCCAGGTACTACCGGCCGGTGACGCGTCGCATAGTGTTCAAGATGATTCATGGCTGCGAGCACAGGCTGCGTTGGTTTGCGGACAAATTCAACGGCAGGATAATTTACCTCATCCGGCACCCCATAGCGGTCGCGCTATCCAGAGAGTCCTATCCCACGCTGCTGCCCATGCTGCGCACGGAGTACGCCGACCACTTCACTGCCAGGCAGCTTGCGGCGGCCGAGAAGGTCATCAGGCACGGCGATAAGCTCGAGTGCGGGGTGCTCTCATGGTGCCTGCAGACGAGCGTGCCGCTGCGCCACAGGCAGGATGACTGGGTGGTCATCTCCTACGAGCAGATGGTGGAGGAGCCCCAGAGGATCGTGGAGTATGTCTGCTCCCGACTGGGGCTCCCCTATCCAGATCGGATGCTGAGGTGGATCGACAAGCCCTCACACGTGAAGTACAAGTCAGACCAGGCGACGCAACAGGTGCTGGAGAGCCGAGATGCCGAGAGGCGTCACTGGCTGGTGCGCAAGTGGCGAGAGAAGGTATCTCCGGAGGATGAGATGCGAGTAATGAGCCTGCTGGAGGAGTTCGAGCTGGACGCGTACTCCCCGGGAGAGCCCATGCCAGCCGCCCACCTGATGGTAAGCTGA
- a CDS encoding sulfite exporter TauE/SafE family protein codes for MRKLLLVALAGCVAQLIDGSLGMAYGVTSTTLLLVVGMSPVLASASVHLAEIGTTLISGLSHAKFGNVDWHVARRIALPGAVGALSGALLLGRLPVHLAKIWVSAFLFCLGCYLILRFLLGRGIPHGADPSTRTLVVTGGVAGFLDAMGGGGWGPVATPTLMVASRMHPSKVVGTVDTSEFLVSCAASLGFLLTISSGGIAFPIVACLLLGGAIAAPVAAWLVRHMHPSLLGVAVGGLILLSNAHTMLETFRLPGVAALTAYLLVGGLWLVALAVASCAVLVERFYSNLQRGLEI; via the coding sequence ATGCGTAAGCTGCTGCTCGTCGCCCTGGCCGGCTGTGTCGCGCAGCTCATAGATGGTTCCCTGGGCATGGCGTACGGAGTGACGTCCACCACCCTGCTGCTGGTGGTGGGGATGTCGCCCGTCCTGGCCAGCGCCAGCGTCCATCTGGCCGAGATCGGCACCACCCTGATCTCCGGGCTGTCCCATGCCAAGTTCGGCAACGTCGACTGGCACGTGGCCAGGAGGATAGCCCTGCCAGGGGCGGTGGGGGCTTTGTCGGGCGCCCTGCTGCTTGGCAGGCTGCCTGTACACCTAGCCAAGATCTGGGTGTCCGCTTTCCTGTTCTGCCTGGGATGCTATCTAATTCTCAGGTTCCTGCTGGGCAGGGGTATCCCGCACGGGGCTGATCCCTCCACCAGGACCCTGGTGGTCACAGGCGGCGTGGCGGGGTTCCTGGACGCCATGGGGGGAGGTGGGTGGGGTCCGGTGGCCACCCCCACCCTGATGGTGGCCTCCCGCATGCACCCCAGCAAGGTGGTGGGGACGGTGGACACGAGCGAGTTCCTGGTGTCCTGTGCTGCCAGCCTGGGATTTCTGCTGACCATTAGCTCAGGAGGCATAGCCTTCCCCATCGTTGCCTGCTTGCTCCTGGGCGGGGCGATCGCCGCCCCCGTCGCGGCCTGGCTCGTGAGGCATATGCATCCCAGCTTGTTGGGGGTAGCTGTAGGGGGCCTGATCCTGCTATCCAATGCCCATACGATGCTCGAGACCTTCAGGCTGCCTGGTGTTGCCGCCCTGACCGCCTACCTGCTGGTAGGGGGCTTGTGGCTGGTCGCCCTGGCCGTGGCGTCTTGCGCTGTGCTGGTGGAGAGGTTCTACTCCAACCTGCAGCGAGGCCTCGAGATCTGA